AAAAAATAACACCTGATACCATCATGCCCAAACCATTAATAAAATGTTTGGCTAACAAGTGCTTTTAAGACACACATCATATAATTtcgagtgttttttttttataagagcGAAACTAATTCAATAAAACATTAATGTAAGAGAAGACAATAAACATGCTATATGCATTGAAATGATTAATTAAATGGTATTTAAGTGTATGAGTGCCCAGAACactcaaataaaaaaaatgcaatattTAAATTTCAAACAACTACCTCAGAgtccctgaaaaaaaaaaaaactactaccCCAGAGTTATTGCAACTTCTCTAGCCTTTCATAGGTGTATAAACATAAACTATTATTTTGCACACAAGtactaaattatttttcttccatttctaAAAACAAATTAACAAGAGTATAAATTTTAGTGAATTTGTAATCATGCTCTTATTCATAATTTATCCCATTCACCAATTCGCAATCTATAAATTTCATTAACTACAAGCATGTGCAGAATAAGTACCCAAAGTCAAACACGGAAAACGGGGTAATAGAATAAGGACCATATCGGTAAAATTCTACTATGTTAAGAATAAGACAGGTTATTTTTAAAAGATATAGGAGCTAAAGTAAAATTTTGAGGATATATAGGGACTTTTCAACAATACATGACGCCCCAATAAAAGCCCAAGTTTTCTCAGGGGTTCTGGCGGGCCGTCTAAACGGGGTGCAAGCTCTGCCTCGCTGCCGCTGCTTCTGCAGCTGCTACCGCCTCCGCCGCCCTCCCCCCGTTTTCTTATATATGTTGAAGTGGTTCAGCACGCAGCAGTGATTAGCAAACATGTCAGAAAAACCAACTAAAAAACCGCCAAAGAAGACCAGGAAGGGCGCCAAAAATCATAACCCAAGGCGTAGTATAAAGCCGTGGGATCACGACGATGATATTCCCTCCATGAAATCCAAGAACCTCAGGGGCATTAAGGGAGCTATACGGGCTGTTACGAACCCCAGTTACTGTTTAGAGATGGGCATTGGGAATTTAAACCGGGATGGTGAAAGTCTTCGGTACCATCACCGGAAAAAACTCTGGTTGCTTCTGAAGAAGTTAATGAGAATGCAGAATTGGGCCGAGGCCAGTGGTGTTTTAAGTGTTTTGCTTAGAGGGACTGCTAAAGAAAAATCAATTTCGAGAAATcgaataaaatattttgtacGAATTCACTActtgagctctctctctctctctctctctcgcgtCAATTGTAGGCAGATTTTAAAGTTTCTTTTGTAAATGTTTAGTCATGTTGAATATACCGAAATAGTTCTGGTGCTTAGTGATGATGTTTTTGAGGCATTAATGAGGAAATAAGAGAAGCTTTATATGTCAGATAATGTTACATTGGAAAAGAAAcagtctttctttcttttttttaatcttttcatagAGTTTGGACACCTTAACATGTTTAATTAAAAGCTCTTtgatgcctagaaaagttagtGATGGAGGGGGTAATCAATTTCCATTTTAAGCTATTATAAGAGTATATCGGTTACTTACTGTTGGTGTTAGTGTTCTTGTCCATTCTGTGAGTTCTTGTTTCTTTGGTAGATTTCGAGTTGGCTTGTTCTTTTCAGTTCAGTTTAAGGATAGCATAAGAAAATAATGGATCAGAGTTGATGTAATCTAATTACATATACACAATCCTTGCAGGCTACACTAGAGCTTCTCCAACGTATAAAAGGTGATAACATTAACAAAAGAAGAATGCAGGCTGTTTATGACTTGTGGATGATGAGGTTAGGGCCAATGAGAATGCGGCCAGCAGAGGTACAGATATGAGCATTGCTTATCATTTATCTGATTAAGTTGCTTTCTTCTGTTGAAGTGTTCCTTATCAATCTGAAATTTAATGGTCTCCATACAAAGGAAATTTAGGCAACGAGAAGTGCCTCTCTTTGTAGGGAAACCTTTGAAATTATTAAACATGAGTAATTTTAAGGGGAAAGCCTAAGAGAAAGCCAGGTCCTGAATTACACTGTCATTGATTTCGCTTTCTTTTTTCTACTTTTGTGTGGCTAACTTGCAGTGAGATCTGTTGCTAAGAGCCAGTGCTTTGAACACATAATGGTAGGATATTATTCACTGTTACACAACATGAGAAGAGAAGCTCATCTTTTTGGTTAACAACAATTTCAAGTTAAATAATTGTTTCTGTTGCCTTCTTTTGGGACTTCTTTTGACCATGATATTTTGTTTAACATGCATTCCTATAAAGAATACTTGAAAATGAACTGCTAGTGCTACTGTAAAAAATGATCTAACATTGAAGAAGTTTATTCACTTCCTTTTGTAAACATTCACCGACAAGAAAGAGATCAATCAGAAgaatttggattgaaatttgtATGTGAAATAGCTTAAGCGAATCTTGCTGAAGAGAATCTGGAATAATTATGTGTTTGGTGTTGACATGGAAAATGGAAAcctttttttcttaaatatGGAATTAGTAGCTACCAAGACTACAGAGGCGACCAGGCAGAGGCTCGGTTAATGTGCATTGAAATTACTCATGTGGAAGAACATTTTACAGAAGATCCTTCTAATTACttaaatgtttcttggaccggAATACCATTATTTGCTAGTATTGTTATTTTAATATGCATTTTATTTCAGACTTGGCTTTGTTTGACTATCTTGGGTATTGAATTATAGCATCTTCAAAATTTGGGCAGGACAGGTTTGCTGCTCTAAAGGAATATATACTTTTCTGTCTAACTCGAGGGGATACAGAGGATGCACACACGGCTGCTGTTTGGTATGCATGTCATGTTTGTTGGTTCTATGTTGTTTTCATTTCTCAAGTAGTAACATTTTTATCCAGCAACTTGCGTCCTGttctaaattgaaaattaaCCACTTAAATGGATCTAAAAATTGTTTGTTCTAGATTTTAAATAAATGATTTAGCTTAGGGATGCCGTGACTGTTCTTAATCTAAATCTAATATAGTTGGAAAAAGCAACTtgttttatgttatcaaactcCTTATAACTTTCCACCTTCCTAATGTCTTCAGCTTTATCGAGTGTCAATATTTAATCTGTGCTTGCAAGGTCCGGTTGTGTTTTGAAATCTTTGCTCAGCATGTTTTCTCTGATGACAGAGGCATACGCTTGcaacttattattttttttccaaagaatTGTTTTATTTTGCTTCTATAAAGTTGAAAATGGCCACTGTGAAAATTAGACCCATAAATTTGaacttggaatttcatttgGTTCATAATTGGAGGCACAACAGGATATACACCTTTCCCTTGAGACCTAATGGGAGGCACAAAAGAGCATGCAGAAAAACCAGTTCATATCCCACACGTGCTATGGATGGATATAACTTTGGCCACAATTATCTATTGTTATGGTATTCCAGTATGTGAATGTTTGATGAGTTAAGTCATGACCACATTTCTCTGATCAGTCTCATGCAGGAATGTGGTTTTGATAGTGATGCGGTCTCAAACTTGGTTGTCGGATTGACATTTTCGCAGTTATGGTATTCAAGTATCCCAAAAGAAATGCAATTAGGGCGTTTGAGTAAGTGTGCTACTCCCATGCAATTGGAGATCTCTGGAGGTAGAATCTCTATGTCACTTAAGAATTCTGAGGAGCACAATGCTATTGAATCTCAAGCAACAAATGTTCCTTCCAAATGTGCTTCAAACATCTCTGTTGGCAACTACAAAGGTTATTCAAAAAATGATGATGTTGATCAAAATGGAGAAGTGTCAATGAATTTTGAGGATAACATGGGCGGACAATCTCCCCACCAGTTCCAGGCACTAGGGTTTTACATGCATTCTGTGGAAAGAAGTGGAGATGAAGAATCTACATCTCCATTTCAGGGTGATGTTGTACCTAGGACCTCCATTTTCTATACTTGTGGTGCGCTttaatatttctttctttttggtgttaatataacttaaaaaaagttatttaagTACCTTGATCTTTTGCAAGAGTTTAAGAAAGTAGCTCTAGATAACTATTTGCTATTGCAACTAATGGCTTGAAAAGTGAAGAAGTTAATTGAGTACTCTCCATTTCCCCCAAAACCAGCCCTTCCTCCATCCAAATCAAAATGCATGCTATACTATGAAGATGAgaaattattccaaagaaaCTTCTTTGAAAATGATAGTTGTCTTCACAAGTCTAAACTTCCCCATTTTGTCTGatcaaaacttttatgtttgTGATGCTTCTTAAGAAGTTTGGTAATTTCATAATCAAGATGTATACTATAATGTTGACCAACCTGCTAGGACCTCCTGATTTACTCTTCTACTGTTTCAGTTGGTTGCTAGAAGTGCTTCTAAGAAAGATCTGACTTTAAATTGTTTCAGTATCTGTAGTTCCCGCTTTGTTTTGTGCTTGATGGGGTCAAAATTAAGATTGAGCTTTTATTGATCTGTTGAAATATCAGGTCTACCGCCATGGCTATTGCCTTTGCAACTCCCTCATTCAACTGAAAATCTGGAGAATTTCATTTATATGCATCGAAACTCACTTAATGACTACTACAAGAATGCATTGAAATATTTCCGTGCTGCTCTTTACTCAGAGCCACCAGCATATGAGGCCTTTCATCCTCTGATACAGGTATTGCAAGTTTGTGCAATTATGTGAACTAAATGCGAATTCACAATTCATCTAAGTTTTTAATACAGATCTAGATTTGATAATAGAAATCCTTTTACAGAATTTTGAGTTTCGGATACCTATAAACTTTAATTTTGTGGCACTCTTGTACCAGATGCTATTGGTTGGAGATCAGGTTCAGGAGGCCTTGAATGAGGTTGAAAAGTTTTCTTGTAATCCAGAGACAGCACTTCAATTAAGGTGATGACTTCTGTAAAACCTTGACATGGAGTGGTTTCTTTATGTGGGCATGCCATTAAGCGTTTGAAACAAGAAAAAGTAGTCATAAAATGCAGAAttgctgttaaaaaaaaatgcactttttgGGGGTTGAAAAGATTTTCCgaattctccaaaattttcagtGAAACGAAAATCTGATAATCCATATCtacttcttttcattttcaccTGTTTTCTGGCGGAAATAATGGAGCCTAAGCTTTAAGTTGAGATCTCTTTAATTCAAAAAGTCTACCGTTCATATTGTGTGTTGAAAAGTCTGGAATACTTTTTGGCTCCAGTTACTGACTACATCTTTGTTAGATATGGTAAAATAACCTCTTAATTGCTGCCTGTTTTCTGTTGCTCTATAGGGAGCATGGATATCAGTGACTAGTGCTCTAAGAATCCTGCAATAAGAATTCGTGTTTActtttggttattttggttgcaGATTGAAGACTAGTTTGTTGGAATACTTTAATGATGGCAACTATGGCAAACTTCCCACGCATTTTGAGGACATCTTGAAGAAGGACCCTACATGTAGCTACTCATTGGCTAGACTTGTGAATATGCATCGAATAGGTATACTTTTTAGAGTACAACTGATGATTTTATTTGAATTGACATTGTGGGAATTAAATCTCTAGTGCACTAGCCTATCTGGTCACCATTGTCACACTTGTAAGTTCACGTCCTGGGTTCTTATTTGGTGTCAATCTATTCTATGCGTCATACTTGCTCATTTAATTCTTTTTATGTGGTCTGCTCTTCTGGCGGGTTTTTGAGACGGTTTTCACTATGAAATTATAATGATGCTGTTTTCTTGATCTCTCCTCTCAAGTCATAAACATTTGCTTTTGTCCCTTCTTTATAATGAAGGGAAGGGGGAAAAGGAATCTAACTGCATCTTGCATGCAAATAACACACACTGAGCATTATATAATTTTTCAGTTCATTTTTAATCTATCGACTTTTGCTTGTTTTTTTCATCCTTTATCCATATATCCTTGCGTATGGGTGCTATTGCTTAACTTTTCTCAACCTGTTGATCGTTGACGGCATGATATTGATAGTGCAGGCAGCCCCCAGGGAGTTCTTCCTTTTGCTGCAATATATTCGAATTTTATTTTGTAGACTCTTACTATCTCAAAGTTGTATTGTCAGGGTATTACGGTACTGAAAAGCTTGTTGAGATGATAGCATGGCATTTGGATGCTGTGCTTGCAGAGTACAGTACATGGAAAGAGTTTGCTTCCTGCTTTCTGGAGCTCTCGCAGACTGTGGGAGATCAAGTATCAGCATGTTTTGACAGCAATGAAGCTGGGAAGAAAGAGAACTTCTCATGCAATGTTATTCAAATTCCAGCAATTTTTACCAACCCTGAATCCCAATGTACTTGGAGATTACGGTGCAGGTGGTGGGAGAAACGTCATTACAGTCGAAAGATACTTGAATCGGAAATTGCAGCAGGTATCGTATACATCAGTTGCATCTTTCGTTTCTCTCGCTTGAAGCTTCTAAACCTCTTAGTTGCTAGCTTTGCGTTTACTAGCTCCTCTTTTAACTTTACTCAAAATGAGACATGGTATTCATCACACGACCAAATATTTTCAGCTCTTGGCTGTCAAAATTAATCTACTGATGGAAAAGTCATGAACCTCTTAACAAGTTGATTTTATTACTGAAAGTGCAAGTGTGAATCTCAGTTAATGATTTTCTTCTGGTGACAGGAGACCTGCAACTCATAACCTACAAGGCAGCGGCTGCATGTCATCTCTATGGACGGGAATTCAGATATGTTGTTAAAGCTAGTGAACAATTAgggagggaaaaaaatattGAATCGCTGTCTATTTTGCGTATGCATGATCGGAATTCTGTTGGATTTTATTCTAGTATTGGCAAGAAAAGTttatgaattaagtgcaattgattAACTCAAGAAAGAAGCTCTTATTATTCTTGTCCGATTTGATTTATCTGGAGAGCTGATTCTGCCTTTTGAAGAGCTGATTTTTCCCCTTTGAAACAGATTCAAGACAATTGACCGATTTTTTCAATTATTGATAGACCTAGTCAGATGCAATCGGGTGTTcattatattaaattttttttttttaaaaaaaaaaaaagaagcaaaacaaCAACTAACTTTAAATAATAAGAATAACTCATCTAATGGCACGTAACTAACTAAGGAACGCGGGTAAAATTTTGTTAAACTATACGCAAAAATTAAGTGTTCAGGTTTCAATTTTGTAGTTtattaaattcttttttcttttttactgaCTAATTTCTTTCagtaattggaaaaaaaaaattcctcaaATGTGCTACGTTTGCTCTAAATCCGATACACTGAAGACTagatttatttttgtcaaaattacAGAGACTAAAACTGCGCATGTGCTAGAcattagggaccaaatttgttttcatcGAAACTTTTAAGGACTATAATCAAACAGGTACTAAACATCGGGTATTAAAGTTCCACTTTGACTCTTCAATCGTCCCCTATCTCCCTCCTGTTGAGCCGCAAAAGAAACCAAACTTGAAAAGAATGGTTGGAACCGAAGCTTGGATGCTTAATCAATAATCAAAGCTAATAAGAAATGGTGATGTAGGATAGTCCCATAAAATCAGAGGCCACTTAACCTTCCATTCATTTTGAACCTACGTTTTAAGAACTTTTTATTTCGGAAAGCATCTAAAGTGCTCTTCCATGATGAGTTTCCAATGCTCCAAGATTAGGGTGGCAAAAAAAGCCTCTCCACATCTCTCATTCCCATGAACTACTTCATCCAGACAGTTTTAGAAAAGCAAAACTGAATGGATAAATGAACAACAACAAACTGTCCCATAACctcttcttttactttttaatcCAAAGAGTAGTAGCATTTGATTGCTCGAAAAGGGTAAAAGCACCCCTCAGTACCTTTCCATCCGAGAGGTATTCATGCCAGCTCATGCTTGGATGTTTCCCTAAAACCAACTAGTGCTTTTCTACCAAAATCCGTACTACCACTTTGTCCAAAAGGGAAACACTGCTATCAGCTTAAACAAAGACCAATTCTGCAATAACAAGTGAAGTAGCAAAATCACCACAACAGTAAGAATGGTATAATTCTGTCTTCAAAATCAGCAGTAAAACAAAGAATCAATGAATTGTCACATACAAACTACAGCAATATTTTACTTTCAGCTATAAATATCCTATTAAGTACACATGGGATATATGACCGGAAACTAATCCAGTGCACATGCAAGATTAAACAACAAAAGTTAGGAAGTCTGTACAATTTTCCAGAGAGACATAAAGCCAACAGATAAATGTTTGGAACAACGTTGACCGTCAGTCTTATCTCTGCGagcatatacacatatatatatagaataCATCAAAAGGAAAAGATCCCTCTTTTTTGGACAATAAATACTGGATCACAGAGCAAAAGGTGACTTATTTAACTAGATCTTCTGAACACCATCTAGCTAGTGTCGCAGATCCTTCCTTCCCGCGGTCAATGCTGCAGATTTGCAAATGGGGCAAGTATTCTTCACAAGTAGCCACTTCTTTATGCAGTCTACATGGTACTCATGACCACAATCTAGTGTTCCAACCTTTTCTTGATCCTTGTAATCAGTCtgaaaatggaaaaaacaaTAAAACGAGAACTTAAGTGGACTGCCGAAAGACCAAGACAATGGCCTTCTTCATCAGCAAGCAAAGATGCAAGCCTCATCCAAGGTAACACCAACAAAAGTCATAATACTAAAGGAATAGCTAGAATATGAGAGGTGAGGGAGGAAATGATGTGTTCTTCATGTAATTACTCAATAGCCAACTGTAAATTGCACTAGGGTGTTTCAATCCAAGTTGGAGATGTTGATGCAAGGAAAAAACCTTGACAAATAAGGTTAACGAGTAATAGTTAACCACACATTCTCAGTACTCGAAATAGCAGCCTAATTACCAATCACACCTTTCGAGAGCTAACATTCAAGTTTTGAAGAACCTTTACAACATTCTCATGTGCAGGAAGAAGCCATAGTGTAATGAAAAAGGGTTATGGGTCTAATTCTTATACAAAAAACAAAACCTTACAGACAGTTACCTGTGGAAGTGATTTCTTTGAGCAAGACGCGCACAATACAAGGGTAAATGCAATAATTATAACAAGTCATGCCATAAACAGTGTCATCCTTGGAACCTTATTCTAGAGATTCAAGCATAGCAAATAAGGGAATTCTGCTTGAAATACCTGGCATATCACACAGAAATCTACTTCCTGATTCATGGATGCTGCCACATCCAGATCAAGACAGGTTGCTGATAGAGTAAATGATCTTGTTTTTAAGTTGGTTGTAATGGCGTCTTCTGATA
Above is a genomic segment from Coffea eugenioides isolate CCC68of chromosome 5, Ceug_1.0, whole genome shotgun sequence containing:
- the LOC113770749 gene encoding uncharacterized protein LOC113770749; the protein is MSEKPTKKPPKKTRKGAKNHNPRRSIKPWDHDDDIPSMKSKNLRGIKGAIRAVTNPSYCLEMGIGNLNRDGESLRYHHRKKLWLLLKKLMRMQNWAEASGVLSVLLRGTAKEKSISRNRIKYFATLELLQRIKGDNINKRRMQAVYDLWMMRLGPMRMRPAEDRFAALKEYILFCLTRGDTEDAHTAAVCLMQECGFDSDAVSNLVVGLTFSQLWYSSIPKEMQLGRLSKCATPMQLEISGGRISMSLKNSEEHNAIESQATNVPSKCASNISVGNYKGYSKNDDVDQNGEVSMNFEDNMGGQSPHQFQALGFYMHSVERSGDEESTSPFQGDVVPRTSIFYTCGLPPWLLPLQLPHSTENLENFIYMHRNSLNDYYKNALKYFRAALYSEPPAYEAFHPLIQMLLVGDQVQEALNEVEKFSCNPETALQLRLKTSLLEYFNDGNYGKLPTHFEDILKKDPTCSYSLARLVNMHRIGYYGTEKLVEMIAWHLDAVLAEYSTWKEFASCFLELSQTVGDQVSACFDSNEAGKKENFSCNVIQIPAIFTNPESQCTWRLRCRWWEKRHYSRKILESEIAAGDLQLITYKAAAACHLYGREFRYVVKASEQLGREKNIESLSILRMHDRNSVGFYSSIGKKSL